The nucleotide window GCTGCTGCTGTGCATTAAAAAAGGAGAAATTGCGAATGACACGATGTGGTGTAGCAAGCTCCTGTAAAAAGAATTGCACCTCATCCTCACCGGAAACTCCGACATTTGCCATAGCAAGCTGCTCTTTAAAGTACAAATAATCTGGATGGAACGCATCAATTCTTCTAATAATTGCTTCAAGTTGTTGAAGCCTCAAATAAAATCACCTCCAATTATAGTATATTATGAAATCCTGTCTATTTCTTCATATAGTTTTAACACTCGCTTTACAATTATCATGTACGATACAAATATTAATTTATTTGGAGGTTTAACATGAAATTTAAAAGTTTAACAGCATTAACAGCAGGGATTACAATTGCATTATCTAGTTTGGGAGCACCGCTAGGAGCAAAGGCTGAAACAATGCTACATATGCAAGCTACATCTCGCTATGATTCAGGCGTACAAAATGAGGATGGTGGTACAACAGAAATTGTTGCTTACAATGCCGATAATCAAAAATACTATGTGATTAATGGAACAACGAAGCAAATTGAAGTGGTCGCATTACCAAATACCGCATCGTTTACAACTTTAAAAGCAGAAAAAAGCATCAATCTTGAAGAAGGGCTTAAAAAAATTAAACCAACATTTACATATGGCGATGTGACAAGTATTAGTATCAACACAGAGCTAAAGACGATTGTAGCAGCAGTGCAAGCTGCCGGTACAAATGATAACGGCTTAGCAGTATTTTTAAATTATGATGGTGTGATACAGCATGTTGTAGAAGCAGGTAAACAGCCAGATATGATTACATTTACACCTGATGGTAAAAAGGCACTTGTAGCAAACGAGGGTGAGCCACGTGAAGGCTATGACAAGGCGGTCGATCCTGAGGGTAGCGTGACGGTTATTGATTTAGCAAATGGTATAACAAATGCGACAGCACAAAATGTAACATTTGAAGCGTTAGATGCACAACGTGAGAAATTAGTGGCACAAGGGGTAATTGTCAAGAAAAATACAGCTCCTTCAGTTGATTTTGAGCCAGAATATATAGCGGTGAATGCAGCTAGTGACAAAGCATATGTAACATTACAGGAAGCAAATGCAATCGCTACACTGGATTTAACAACAAATCAATGGATTGATGTTAAATCATTAGGCTTAAAGGATCATAGCTTAGAAAAAAATGCATTAGATTTTAGAAAAGATAAGAAAATCGCAATTCAGCCAGAAAATTTATTTGGACTTTATATGCCAGATGGAATTGCCAGCTATGAAGTAAATGGCAAAACATATTTAGTGACAGCAAATGAGGGAGACTCTCGTGATTGGGAAGGCTATATAAACGAAATTGAAACAGAATTAGATGGCAATGAAGTCGTGTTATTTGATCCATCGGATTATGACGGCTTAGATGCATCCAAAACGTACAGCTTCGGTGCGCGCTCATTTTCCATTTATGAGGCAGACACAATGAAGCAAGTGTATGATAGCGGTAGCGACTTCGAGAAATTAACAGCGCAAGCTTTGCCTGAATACTTCAATGTTTCAAATAATAATACAAAGCTAGATAATCGCAGTGGTAAAAAAGGGCCTGAGCCTGAAGATGTAAAAATCGGACAAATCGCTGACCGTTTTTATGCTTTCGTTGGACTTGAGCGAATCGGTGGTATTATGATGTACGATATTACAAATCCTAGCGCACCAACGTTTGTCCAATACATCAACGAGCGTGATTTTAGCGAGGATATAAAAGGCGATGTTTCACCAGAAGGGCTTGCATTTATTGCAGCAGAAAAAAGTCCAACAGGCTTGCCAACTTTACTTGCGGCACATGAAGTAAGTGGGACAGTTGCAGCATATACAATTGGTGCACCAAAAGCAGTGACATTTACTGATATTCAAGGTCACTGGGCACAAACAGCGATTGAGCATGTTGCAAGTGTTGGCATTTTCAAAGGTGTTACAAAAGAGCGCTTCAATCCAAATGAACAGCTAACGAAGGCACAATTTATTACAGCATTAAGTCGCACACAGCAGCTTGTACCATCTACAAGCGCACCGTTTACAGATGTGAAAGCAACACATTATTTTAGCGAGGCTGTTGCATGGGCTTATGACAATCAATTGATTGAGACAACGAGCCGACAATTTAAGCCAAACAATGCAATGACACGTGAGCAAGCGGCACAAATACTGTACCGCTACTTACAACAAACAGGCTATGAATTCCTAACACAGCAAACGCAAGCATACACAGATGATGCAACGATTTCATCAGCGGCGAAAGAAGCTGTCTATGCGCTACAGCAAGCTGGTATTATGACAGGTAATGAACAGCAACAATTTAACCCACAGGCTACTTTAACGAGAGCGGAAGCGGCGGCAATTTTAAGCCCATTATTTTAAAGAAATATAAGAAAAGTGCCTGAAACTATCAGGCACTTTTTTGTATGGCTAGCTTTCTGGATTGTCAGCAACTTTGAATTGATCGATTTGTCTTTCCATTTCCTGACTCATTAATAGCAGCTCCTCTGATGCCATTGCGACTGTTTTTGTTGCTTCGGTCTGCTCAAGTGTAGAGCTTGTCACTTGCTCTGTTGCGGCAAGTGTTTGATCGCTTGCATTTAAAATTTCGTGCATTTGATGCTGTATTGTTGAAGATAGGGAAGTGGCAGAGGACACTTCTTCATTGATTGCATGAATAGCAGAAAGCATATTTGTTACATGCTGCGACATTTGCTGGAAGGCAGATGTCGTTTCTTCAACTGCGTTTATTTGAACAGCGAACTGTTCATTTGTTGATTGCATTTCAGCTGTCGCAACTTTTGATTGATTTAAAATTTCCTGAATAGATAGCTGAACATCCGCAGCTGCCTGTGCCGATTGCTCCGCTAGTTTGCGTACCTCATCTGCTACGACTGCAAAGCCTTTACCATGCTCACCAGCGCGCGCTGCTTCAATAGAAGCATTTAATGCCAATAAATTTGTTTGTCCTGAAATCGTTGTAATAAATGTCGCAATGCTTTCAATTTTCGCCATATCCTGTTCAAGCTTTGTCATAATCGCTTGCATATGTTGAATTTTAGCTTGCATTGAATGATTTGTTTCTTCTAAATAATCAATTTGCTGTATAGCCTGTGAGCCAACTTCATCAACTGTTTGGGCAGTGGATGAAAGGACTGTTGTATTATCATGGATTTTTTGCATTTGCTGCTGCAAGGAGTCTGATAGCTCTGCTGCTTTATTTGCCTCTGTATTAACGAGCGCTGCATCATCCGAAATGGATATGGTAGCTGTGGCAATTTCATCACTTGTCGCATTCATTTCCTCTGAATAAGCTGTTAAGCTATTGGAAGATAGGCTCAATTTATAAATCGATTGCTGGATATTACGAATAGTATTGCTCGTTTTACTTACCATATCACCAAATGCTTTCGCTAAGCTGCCAACCTCATCATTTGTCGTTGCTTGCAATTGTACGGTTAAATCACCAGTCGCTAATTGCTGTGCCACCTTTTCAAGCGCTGTAATTGGACGAATCAGGCGGCTGACGATGAATAGCATTAAAATTGTAATAATGATAAGCACAACAGAAAACGTGATAAGCAATATTTTCGTTGTAGAATTAGCAATCGCATTAATGTTTTTCATTTCATAATCGCTACCAACAACCCATTGTACACCTTCAATTTTTTTATAAACGACTAGCTGATTATCAAGCTGCTGATGATTAACTGTGAAATCAGTGTCATCAAGCGACTTTAAAAATGAATAAGCAGGGAGCTCAAAAAGATTTTCATCTTCAATTGTATGATGAACAATCGGATTACCAATAGCACTAACGAGGAAAACCTCCCCATCATAGCCTGGATTAATGGTATTAAGCGTTTCAATTAAGTAGGTTAAACTAATGTCAGCTCCAATAACCCCAACTAATTGATTCGTTTGAGAATAAAGTGGCTGTGAAATCGTAATAACTTTTTCACCAGAAATAGCATCCACATACGGTTCGCCAATGACAATTCCTCCGACTTTAACCGCATCCACATACCATGGACGGTCGCGTGGGTCGATATTTGCTGGTACATTATTGACAGGTGCGGCAATCGTTCTACCATTATTTAAGCTAATATAAACATTTGACACACCTTCATAAATTTCTGTAAATGGTAATAACGCTTCAAAAATCGTATCAACTTCGATTTCATTTGTCGTTACAGAGCTTGTTGCCGCAGCAACAAATTGCTCATTATTCATCAGAAGAGATAAACCGTCGCGATAGCGCTCAAAATAAGCATGAATAATAGCTGTTGTACTTTCTAACATTGTTTCGCTTTGTAGCATGGCATCTTTTTTTAATGCCCTGCTATTAATAGTTGAAATAAATAGCATCATTGCGATAAAAGCAACGATTAATGTGATAAGTAGTGGGATTAATATTTTTCCTTTTAAAGATAGTTGTCTGCGCATTGCTTTTTCGCCCCTCTCTTGTACTGATACGAGTTTATACAATGATAATATACAAAAACTGAATTGCGAAGAATAATCAGAAAATTTTGTCGAAAATTATTAGTGAAACTTTCGACATAATCTTTCGTATATAGTAGTATGGAAAAAATAATGTACAATAGTAGTATTATAAGAATTGGGGGATGCATATGTCTGAATATAAAAATCCATTATTTGAAGATTTAGAAACGCGTGAAAAAATAACAAATGAAATCGTAGAAGCTGAGCCACAGCAGCTTGTTTCGAATGAGGAATATTCACAAATTCGCAAGCGTCAAATTGCTTTAAAATCTGAGCCACAAGTGCGTGCATTAGCCAACAAAATCGATGTGCATAATCAAATTGCAGTATTGGAATTTGGCAAGGACACAGCGAAGGGCATTTCGACTTTTTCTGATCGTATGCTATCGACAATTAAAACGAGTAAGCTAGAGCGTTCAAGTGAGCTGCTCCGCAATTTAAATACGATTATGGACCGCTTTGATCCGAAAGACTTTGAGCAGGAGGAGAAGAAAAAAGGTGGGCTCATTAAACGCTTGTTTTCGAAAAGTAAGGAGCAGCTAGAGAAACTGTTATCCAAATACGATACGATGAACAAGGAAGTTGATGCTGTTTACAACGAAATTCAAAAATACGAAGTAGAAATGAAGCGCAATACGATGGAGCTTGAGCAAATGTATGATGAAAACTTAAACTATTTCCATAGTTTAAGCGAGCATATTGCAGCTGTCGAAGTGAAGGTGGAGGAGCTAAATAGTCAGCTACCATCATTAGAGGCGCAGGCGAATGCAGGTGACCAAGTGGCCATTTTAGAATATGAAACAGTGCAGCGAGCAATTGAATTATTGGAGCAGCGTCGCTACGATTTAGAAATGGCACAGCAAGTGTCATTCCAATCAGCGCCACAAATTCGTCTAATGCAGCAAGGGAATAACCATTTAATTGCGAAAATTAATTCGGCATTTGTGACAACAATTCCTATTTTTAAACAAGGGCTTGTTCATGCGGTAACGATGCAGCGCCAAAAGCTGGTTGCGGATTCGATGATTGAGCTAGACAAACGCACAAATGAAATGCTTGTACGCAATGCTCAAAATATTCGCCAAAACTCTGTTAATATTGCAAGAACAGCGGGTAGCCCAAGCATTACAATCGATACGATTGAAACGACATGGCAAACAATTATGGCAGGCATTGAGGAAACGAAGCAAATTCAAGAAGAAACGATTCGCAACCGTGAAGAAGGTCGCAAGCGTATTGAAAAACTGCAGTTAGAATATGAAAAATTAAAGAAAATGTAATGAACAAGGCTGTTGGAAAAGGCAAAGCTGCTTTTCCAGCAGCTTTTTTCTCGAAGTAAAATCTTCAATGATTGCAGCCTCATTTTATGCTAAAATAAATGAAAACGATTAAATGAGGTTTTGTATGCTAAAAGAAATTGCTCGAAAAAGCGTCATCGCGATTATTGCAACATTGCTACTTAGCGCATTGTTCGCCTACGCAGGCTTTACACCAGAAGAGGAGTTATTCCCATTTCCCAAGCTGTTTCAAATGTTTTTCTTATTAAGTGCACCTGCCTATTTTTTAGGGGGGATTCCTATCTCCATGTTACTTGACCGCTTTTGGAGCTGGCCTTCATTTGAAATATTAGCGTATGCAGCGTTTGGGGCACTATTGATGATTCCTTATTATTTCCTTGCATTTGCTGCGACAGGTGGACCGCTAGGAGTCATCATGTTATTTGGAGCGAGTGCAGCTATTATTTTTTATTTTGTGAAAACCTTCCTACATAAATTATTCAGAAAATACGGATTTTAGAGGTGTATGCTGATGTGGATAGAGCGCTGGCAGCAATTAGCCAAAAATTTAAAGCGACAGGGAGCCTTTGTACAGCCAATTGATATACAGCCTGTCGCAACAGAGCAAGAGCTACAGCAAGTAGAGGCACAGCTTGGCATACAAATCCCATCTGAGTTTCGTCAAGTATTGCAAAAGTGCTCACAGCAAGTAGATGTGTATTGGACGTTACCTGATGAAGTAATTATTCCATCTGAGCTAACAGATATCCCTTCAGGCGATTTTGGATGGAGCTTGGCAAATTTGTATGTACCAGACGAGCAGCTATATTTGCAATTTCATTCAGCTCGTAATGGGGATGCAGTTCTGATAAAGCTTGAAGATGCAACGATTTGGTGCTGGAGCCATGAGGAGGATCAATACGATTACCTTGCGACTAATTTCCAAAGCTATGTCGATGCGATAACCACTTTAGGCTGCATAGGCATAGATTGTGGGCAGCATCGTCAGTTTTGTGATACGACAGGATTAAACCTCCAGCTAACTAGCTCACAAATATGGCTGGATTGGCTTGAGCAATATAGCATCTCTGATTTACAGCAAGCTAAATTGAGCTTACATAGCTTGCTTTTATATGCTTCTATGCACGGTATAAAAGAGACAGAGGTACAGCAGGCCTTTTTACAGTTTGACAAAGAGCAAATTTATCAGGTGCTACGTCAAAATATCGAGCAAGAGCAATCAACCACCAACCAAAAAGCATGGAGTGATATATTAGTCAATGTTTGTGCTAGCGAGGCTGTGCAGTGGGTGAGAGCGCTTTGGCAAAAGGACAGCAACATAGCAAGTGGGCTGCGCGATTATTTGACTGCACAATGCTTGCCCAGCGAAGAAGGGCTATCACTTATTCTTAACGATATAGAAAAGGATAAAGTAAATGGCTATACCGCTTTGCAGAGACTGCGTCATTTTCAGCATCCATCTATCATTGAATGGATGCAAAATACCGTAGCTTTTCCAATCGATGGCTGGGACATCCTGTTAGCACAATCACAGCCAAGTGCTGAGCGATTGTTAGAATGGCTGAATGGACGTGAAGTGGAAAGGCTGATAGCCATTCATGCGATTCATTACATGATGCGAGGAGAAATTGTTCCTACATCTGTTGTGAAAACAGAAAAATGGCGTCCGTTGTTAGCTTTTTGGGAAGAGCATGAAGTATTACGAAAAAATAAAAAGCTATTTAGTCAAGCTTTAAATGGTTTGGATAATTGGTTATTAAAACAACAGAGGGGGAACTAGCAATGAAAAAATTATTAGTGACAGGCTTTGAGCCATTTTTACAATTTACATTAAACCCGACAGAGGAAGTAGTGAAAGCATTAGACGGTAAAGCAATCGGTCAATACCAAATTGTTGGCAAGGTGTTACCTGTAGAATTTGGGGCTGCACAGCAGCACATTCGTCAGCTCTTAATAGAGGAAAAGCCAGATGCGGTTATTGCGCTTGGACTTGCAGGTGGACGCAGTAAAATTACTCCAGAGCGTATCGCCATTAATGTAATGGATGGAGCAAAGGATAATTCAGGTCATACACCGACAGATGAAGTGATTGCTGAGGACGGGGCAGATGGCTATTTTTCTACATTGCCAATTCGTGAGATGGTCAACCGCTTGAAGGATGCAGGTTACCCAGCTACCATTTCCAACACCGCGGGTACATATGTATGTAATTTATTAATGTATACATTGCTATATGAAACAAAAGGAGCTATTCCAGCAGGCTTTATCCATATTCCTGCATCACACCA belongs to Lysinibacillus louembei and includes:
- a CDS encoding toxic anion resistance protein, whose amino-acid sequence is MSEYKNPLFEDLETREKITNEIVEAEPQQLVSNEEYSQIRKRQIALKSEPQVRALANKIDVHNQIAVLEFGKDTAKGISTFSDRMLSTIKTSKLERSSELLRNLNTIMDRFDPKDFEQEEKKKGGLIKRLFSKSKEQLEKLLSKYDTMNKEVDAVYNEIQKYEVEMKRNTMELEQMYDENLNYFHSLSEHIAAVEVKVEELNSQLPSLEAQANAGDQVAILEYETVQRAIELLEQRRYDLEMAQQVSFQSAPQIRLMQQGNNHLIAKINSAFVTTIPIFKQGLVHAVTMQRQKLVADSMIELDKRTNEMLVRNAQNIRQNSVNIARTAGSPSITIDTIETTWQTIMAGIEETKQIQEETIRNREEGRKRIEKLQLEYEKLKKM
- the pcp gene encoding pyroglutamyl-peptidase I — translated: MKKLLVTGFEPFLQFTLNPTEEVVKALDGKAIGQYQIVGKVLPVEFGAAQQHIRQLLIEEKPDAVIALGLAGGRSKITPERIAINVMDGAKDNSGHTPTDEVIAEDGADGYFSTLPIREMVNRLKDAGYPATISNTAGTYVCNLLMYTLLYETKGAIPAGFIHIPASHQLAIEEGKVPSWSQADLNAAIEICIETLI
- a CDS encoding SMI1/KNR4 family protein, translated to MWIERWQQLAKNLKRQGAFVQPIDIQPVATEQELQQVEAQLGIQIPSEFRQVLQKCSQQVDVYWTLPDEVIIPSELTDIPSGDFGWSLANLYVPDEQLYLQFHSARNGDAVLIKLEDATIWCWSHEEDQYDYLATNFQSYVDAITTLGCIGIDCGQHRQFCDTTGLNLQLTSSQIWLDWLEQYSISDLQQAKLSLHSLLLYASMHGIKETEVQQAFLQFDKEQIYQVLRQNIEQEQSTTNQKAWSDILVNVCASEAVQWVRALWQKDSNIASGLRDYLTAQCLPSEEGLSLILNDIEKDKVNGYTALQRLRHFQHPSIIEWMQNTVAFPIDGWDILLAQSQPSAERLLEWLNGREVERLIAIHAIHYMMRGEIVPTSVVKTEKWRPLLAFWEEHEVLRKNKKLFSQALNGLDNWLLKQQRGN
- a CDS encoding methyl-accepting chemotaxis protein; its protein translation is MRRQLSLKGKILIPLLITLIVAFIAMMLFISTINSRALKKDAMLQSETMLESTTAIIHAYFERYRDGLSLLMNNEQFVAAATSSVTTNEIEVDTIFEALLPFTEIYEGVSNVYISLNNGRTIAAPVNNVPANIDPRDRPWYVDAVKVGGIVIGEPYVDAISGEKVITISQPLYSQTNQLVGVIGADISLTYLIETLNTINPGYDGEVFLVSAIGNPIVHHTIEDENLFELPAYSFLKSLDDTDFTVNHQQLDNQLVVYKKIEGVQWVVGSDYEMKNINAIANSTTKILLITFSVVLIIITILMLFIVSRLIRPITALEKVAQQLATGDLTVQLQATTNDEVGSLAKAFGDMVSKTSNTIRNIQQSIYKLSLSSNSLTAYSEEMNATSDEIATATISISDDAALVNTEANKAAELSDSLQQQMQKIHDNTTVLSSTAQTVDEVGSQAIQQIDYLEETNHSMQAKIQHMQAIMTKLEQDMAKIESIATFITTISGQTNLLALNASIEAARAGEHGKGFAVVADEVRKLAEQSAQAAADVQLSIQEILNQSKVATAEMQSTNEQFAVQINAVEETTSAFQQMSQHVTNMLSAIHAINEEVSSATSLSSTIQHQMHEILNASDQTLAATEQVTSSTLEQTEATKTVAMASEELLLMSQEMERQIDQFKVADNPES
- a CDS encoding choice-of-anchor I family protein; the protein is MKFKSLTALTAGITIALSSLGAPLGAKAETMLHMQATSRYDSGVQNEDGGTTEIVAYNADNQKYYVINGTTKQIEVVALPNTASFTTLKAEKSINLEEGLKKIKPTFTYGDVTSISINTELKTIVAAVQAAGTNDNGLAVFLNYDGVIQHVVEAGKQPDMITFTPDGKKALVANEGEPREGYDKAVDPEGSVTVIDLANGITNATAQNVTFEALDAQREKLVAQGVIVKKNTAPSVDFEPEYIAVNAASDKAYVTLQEANAIATLDLTTNQWIDVKSLGLKDHSLEKNALDFRKDKKIAIQPENLFGLYMPDGIASYEVNGKTYLVTANEGDSRDWEGYINEIETELDGNEVVLFDPSDYDGLDASKTYSFGARSFSIYEADTMKQVYDSGSDFEKLTAQALPEYFNVSNNNTKLDNRSGKKGPEPEDVKIGQIADRFYAFVGLERIGGIMMYDITNPSAPTFVQYINERDFSEDIKGDVSPEGLAFIAAEKSPTGLPTLLAAHEVSGTVAAYTIGAPKAVTFTDIQGHWAQTAIEHVASVGIFKGVTKERFNPNEQLTKAQFITALSRTQQLVPSTSAPFTDVKATHYFSEAVAWAYDNQLIETTSRQFKPNNAMTREQAAQILYRYLQQTGYEFLTQQTQAYTDDATISSAAKEAVYALQQAGIMTGNEQQQFNPQATLTRAEAAAILSPLF